In Lates calcarifer isolate ASB-BC8 linkage group LG21, TLL_Latcal_v3, whole genome shotgun sequence, a single window of DNA contains:
- the LOC108902908 gene encoding olfactory receptor 52K1-like, translating into MDNVSSHKHFILNGFNELGALRPVLFIPFSIMYIASVSANSLLLYIVISERSLHSPMYILIAGMASVDLSFPLVCIPSMLLGLLFDWRGISLGGCLVQMEFIHFVGAFQSTFLVWMALDRYFAICTPLYYHERMAIPRFLKFVIPFLIRNFLLNTLMVSLAGTLSFCASNVMNHCFCEHMALVELACGSTAINNLVGLLTAAFIPVADFLLITVSYIIIFSSVLSSGKTGVKALHTCVTHIVVISVSLTVALTAYLSYRSKNGFPAVVRVFFSIMYLLFPSCFNPIIYGMRTTEIRQHILKTLMCCGFVQTLKF; encoded by the coding sequence atggACAACGtctcctcacacaaacactttatcCTCAATGGCTTCAATGAACTCGGAGCACTGAGGCCCGTCCTCTTCATCCCATTCTCCATCATGTACATTGCGTCAGTGTCAGCCAACTCCCTGCTGCTGTACATTGTCATTTCAGAGAGAAGCCTCCACTCACCGATGTACATCCTCATCGCTGGCATGGCATCTGTGGACCTCAGCTTCCCACTGGTCTGCATCCCCAGCATGTTGCTGGGCCTCTTGTTTGACTGGAGGGGGATCTCTCTGGGCGGCTGTCTGGTTCAGATGGAGTTCATTCACTTTGTGGGAGCTTTTCAGTCCACGTTTTTGGTATGGATGGCACTGGACCGCTACTTCGCCATCTGCACACCACTTTACTACCATGAACGCATGGCAATACCAAGATTTCTCAAGTTTGTGATCCCATTTCTGATCAGAAACTTCCTTCTGAACACTCTGATGGTGAGTCTGGCAGGAACATTGTCATTCTGTGCTTCAAATGTGATGAACCACTGTTTCTGTGAGCACATGGCCTTGGTGGAGCTGGCCTGTGGAAGCACAGCCATCAACAACCTAGTAGGTTTGCTCACAGCCGCCTTCATCCCTGTGGCTGACTTCCTCCTAATCACTGTTTCCTACATCATCATATTCAGCTCTGTGCTGAGTTCTGGCAAAACAGGTGTCAAAGCTCTTCATACCTGTGTCACTCACATTGTGGTCATCAGCGTCAGCCTGACTGTAGCACTTACTGCCTACCTATCATATCGGTCCAAAAATGGTTTCCCTGCAGTTGTTCGTGTTTTCTTCAGCATCATGTACCTGCTGTTTCCAAGCTGTTTCAATCCGATCATCTACGGCATGAGGACCACTGAGATACGACAACACATCCTGAAGACACTGATGTGCTGTGGCTTTGTCCAAACTCTGAAATTTTAG
- the LOC108902905 gene encoding olfactory receptor 2F1-like has product MNSSVSTFPITFTIYSSLGLYNFALVICIFVFYISGLCINLFLVVVICIESRLHRPMYVLLVNLALSGVMGSSSVCPNIIKHLIGNRQETSLEGCLTQVFFTNVYGGCIFCILALMAYDRYISICKPLLYHSIMTPAKVKRMLMMVYFILSSSSAVQVYLTSRLRLCRHTIDKLLCDSLVIANLSCKKTTLISVYGLCCAIFVIILPCFLVILSYVHIFTVILKTSKESQRKALQTCTPHLVTFINFSVASFFGVIYNRLALEVRKEVNIFTCVNFFVLPPLLHPIIYGIKMQEIRQSIKKLMRDKIIQL; this is encoded by the coding sequence aTGAACAGCTCTGTGTCTACATTCCCCATTACCTTCACAATCTATAGCTCTCTAGGTCTGTATAATTTTGCACTTGTGATCTGTATCTTTGTCTTCTACATTTCAGGTTTGTGTATTAACCTTTTCCTTGTTGTGGTTATTTGTATCGAGTCTCGACTTCACAGACCAATGTATGTTCTGTTGGTAAATCTGGCTCTGAGCGGGGTGATGGGCAGCTCATCTGTTTGTCCAAACATTATCAAGCATCTCATAGGGAACAGGCAGGAAACTTCTCTAGAAGGATGTTTGACACAAGTGTTTTTCACCAATGTATACGGCGGCTGTATATTTTGTATCTTGGCACTGATGGCCTATGATCGTTACATTTCCATCTGTAAACCTCTGCTGTACCACTCCATCATGACGCCGGCTAAAGTCAAGCGGATGCTAATGATGGTTTATTtcatcctcagctcctcctcagctgtCCAGGTTTATCTGACATCCAGACTCAGACTGTGCAGACACACAATTGATAAACTTTTATGCGACAGTTTGGTGATTGCAAACCTGTCCTGTAAAAAGACAACTCTGATCAGTGTGTACGGTTTGTGCTGCGCCATCTTTGTTATCATTCTCCCTTGTTTTCTAGTCATTCTGTCATATGTTCACATTTTTACTGTGATCCTAAAAACCTCAAAGGAGTCTCAGAGGAAAGCGCTGCAGACATGCACTCCTCATCTAGTGACCTTTATCAATTTCTCTGTGGCATCCTTTTTTGGTGTCATTTATAATCGTCTTGCTCTTGAAGTTCGAAAGGAAGTAAATATTTTCACTTGTGTGAATTTTTttgtcctccctcctctgctccatccCATAATTTATGGTATTAAAATGCAAGAGATTCGGCAAAGTATAAAGAAACTGATGAGAGATAAAATCATACAACTGTGA
- the LOC108902931 gene encoding olfactory receptor 6N2-like produces the protein MFIVCANVLLIVIICMNRSLHEPMYLFLCSLFVNELYGSTGLFPFLLLQILSDIHTVSTSFCFLQIFCVYSYGAHVEFFTLGVMSYDRYLAICYPLEYNKHMTSSKVAILTAFVWLYSVLATVVMMSLSAPLQLCGNTIQKVYCDNFSIVKLACSDTSVNNIYGLVYMFTIIVSLISFILFSYLKILKVCFSGSKQTRQKAVSTCTPHLASLINFSFGVFFEIVQGRFDMSSVPIMLRIFLSLYWLTCQPLFNPVLYGLKMSKIRIICKSLSFGRRI, from the exons ATGTTTATAGTTTGTGCCAATGTTTTGCTGAttgtgattatctgtatgaacagaagtttacatgaacctatgtacctgtttctgtgcagcctgtttgtaaatgaactgtatggtagtacagggttgtttccattccttctgcttcagatcctctctgacattcacactgtttctacttctttttgtttcctccagattttctgtgtttactcttATGGAG CACA TGTGGAGTTTTTTACCTTAGGCgtcatgtcttatgacagataTCTTGCTATCTGTTATCCTCTAGAATATAACAAACATATGACATCCAGTAAAGTTGCTATCCTTACTGCGTTTGTATGGTTATACAGTGTACTTGCAACTGTTGTCATGATGTCTTTGAGTGCccctttacagctgtgtgggaaCACAATTCAAAAAGTGTACTGTGACAACTTCTCTATCGTCAAACTGGCCTGCTCTGACACCTCAGTCAATAACATCTATGgacttgtttacatgtttaccATAATAGTTTCTCTGATAAGTTTCATTCTTTTCTCCTACCTGAAGATTCTTAAAGTCTGTTTCtctggttctaaacagaccagacaaaaagctgtcagtacctgcacacctcaccttgcttctctgatcaacttttcttttgggGTTTTCTTTGAAATAGTACAGGGCAGATTTGATATGAGCAGTGTACCCATTATGCTTcgtatttttttatcattatacTGGCTTACATGTCAGCCGCTCTTCAACCCTGTACTGTATGGactgaaaatgtccaaaatacGCATCATATGTAAAAGTCTTAGTTTTGGTAGAAGAATATAG
- the LOC108902933 gene encoding olfactory receptor 142: MINYTQVSYFTLGAYFDTGLFKHLYFLIVLMIYVAILCANVLLIVIICMNRSLHEPMYLFLCSLFLNELYGSTGLFPFLLLQILSDIHTVSVPFCLLQVFCLYSYGGVEFFTLAVMSYDRYLAICYPLQYNTRMTFNKISLLTALMWFYPFLNNTFIVCCLTAPLQLCGNIINKVYCDNYYIVKLACSDTRVNNIFGLVHMFTVIFGLVLVILYTYMRILKVCFSGSKQTRQKAVSTCTPHLVSLLNFTLGAFFEIVQSRFNLNNLPNTLRIVLSIYWLMCQPLINPLLYGLKMSKIRTVFKSLLTGRKM, from the coding sequence atgATAAACTATACACAGGTTTCATATTTCACACTTGGTGCCTACTTTGACACTGGACTCTTTAAACACTTATATTTCCTGATTGTTCTGATGATTTATGTTGCAATTCTTTGTGCCAATGTGTTGCTGatagtgattatctgtatgaacagaagtttacatgaacctatgtacctgtttctgtgcagcctgtttctaaatgaactgtatggtagtacagggttgtttccattccttctgcttcagatcctctctgacattcacactgtttctgttcccttttgtttgctacaggttttctgtttgtattctTATGGAGGTGTAGAATTTTTTACCTTAGCCgtcatgtcttatgacagatacctcgctatctgttatcctctacaatataacacacGTATGACATTTAACAAGATTTCTCTACTTACTGCTCTAATGTGGTTCTACCCTTTTCTTAACAATACTTTTATAGTGTGTTGTCTAACTGCccctttacagctgtgtgggaaCATCATTAACAAAGTGTACTGTGACAACTATTATATTGTCAAACTGGCCTGCTCTGACACCAGAGTAAATAACATCTTTGGACTTGTTCACATGTTCACAGTAATCTTTGGTCTTGTACTTGTAATTCTTTATACTTACATGAGgattttaaaagtttgtttttctggttctaaacagaccagacaaaaagctgtcagcacctgcacacctcaccttgtGTCTCTGCTCAACTTCACCCTTGGAGCTTTCTTTGAAATAGTACAGAGCAGGTTTAATTTGAACAATTTACCCAATACGTTACGCATTGTTTTGTCAATATACTGGCTTATGTGCCAGCCACTCATCAACCCTTTACTGTATGGacttaaaatgtccaaaatacgCACTGTATTTAAAAGTCTGCTCACTGGGAGAAAAATGTAA